In Thermodesulfobacteriota bacterium, the DNA window AAGCCGTTCCGCACCGGGGTGCTGGTCTTCTCCATCGCCCTGCTGGTGGCCATCCTCATCTTCGCTGCCTCCTTCACGGTGGGCGTCGGCGCCAGCCTGAAGAAGGCCCAGGACCGGCTGGGCGCCGATCTCATCATCGTGCCGGTGGGCGCCCGGGACAACGCCGAGGAGTTTCTCCTGGAGTCGAAGCACACCTCCTTCTATATGGACCAGGGGATCCTCGACCGGCTGCGCCCGATCAAGGGCATCGAGGCGGTCACCGCCCAGACCTACCTGTCCACCATCTCCGGGATGTGCTGCGACATCATCCCCACCCGCATCGTCGCCTTCGATCCCGCCACCGACTTCATCGTCCGGCCCTGGCTGCCCCGCTCCCTCACCCGGCCCCTGGGCCCGGGCGAGGCCATCGCCGGGGACGGCACGGCCGAGAACCTGGGGCTGGGGCTCCTGGAGGTGCAGACCACCATCTTCAACAACCGCTTCTCGATCCTGGGCGTGCTGGAGGCCAGCGGCACCGGCCTGGACAACGCCCTGTTCATGACCGAGGAGAGCCTGGAGGCCATCATCGCCGGTGGCAAGTCCCCCTTGCGGCGGGGGGAGATCTCGGTGATCTTCGCCAAGCTGGCGCCTGGCATCGATCCCGACTACCTGGGC includes these proteins:
- a CDS encoding FtsX-like permease family protein — protein: MPFSFLAVAVKNLRRKPFRTGVLVFSIALLVAILIFAASFTVGVGASLKKAQDRLGADLIIVPVGARDNAEEFLLESKHTSFYMDQGILDRLRPIKGIEAVTAQTYLSTISGMCCDIIPTRIVAFDPATDFIVRPWLPRSLTRPLGPGEAIAGDGTAENLGLGLLEVQTTIFNNRFSILGVLEASGTGLDNALFMTEESLEAIIAGGKSPLRRGEISVIFAKLAPGIDPDYLGKVVESTINEVDVIARSDMGKRLLGILGDINKIFLVTVGLTALLTTFLVWAIFSAIANERGREIGIMRAIGARASQIVRLFLLEILVLGLAGSLLGAVAGTYLARLLAQVFTLIRNVSAQLSPLAQAAIALLGVAVGVAVCVVGAMLPINRLKKLEPLLVIKED